GCAGAACCTCGTCCCGCTCGAGCTTGGTCACGAGGCTGCGCGCGCCGCGGTGGGCGGTGATGTACGCCGGCTCGCCGGTGAGGAGATAGAAGGCCAGCTGGCGGACGGGGTCGTACCCCTTCTCCTGCAGGGCATGGTAGACCTCGGCCAGGATCCGCTCCAGGTCGCCCGCCTCGCCCGGCGCGGGTGCCGCCTCCCGCACCACGCGCGTGCGGTCCCGTTCCCTTCCGCTCTCGCTCAGCGCGACCACCCCCTCGAACCGCCGTCTTGGGCCCTGCTCGTCCTTCGCGCGGGCTCTCTCGGCTTCCATCTCTTCGCCGGCCACTCCACCGGTCCTCCCGGCGGCGGGGAGGGCCTCCCCGGTGCCTTCCCCGGCATGCCGTTCCCTGGCATTCCACAGCTGCCACGGCGCGATGCGCTCGCGGCCTGGCCGCCCGCTCCCGGCGGGTCGGCGGGCCGACCGGCGGCGTCGTGGCGGGGGGCGGGGAAGGGGAGGATGAGGCGTGGGCAGGAAAGGTGGCGGAATCCCGCCGCAGTACGGGGTGGAAGACGGGCAAGCGGGCCGCCGCAGGCGCGGTCGGCCCGCTCCTCCGCCGGCCGTCCACCCGGCGCCCTCGCCTCCTGCCTGGCGGGCGCCGGGCTCGGGCGGCCCTTACTGGGGGCTCCCGAAGCGACCGAAGGTCGCGGCC
This is a stretch of genomic DNA from Bacillota bacterium. It encodes these proteins:
- a CDS encoding IreB family regulatory phosphoprotein produces the protein MEAERARAKDEQGPRRRFEGVVALSESGRERDRTRVVREAAPAPGEAGDLERILAEVYHALQEKGYDPVRQLAFYLLTGEPAYITAHRGARSLVTKLERDEVLQFLLRFYLSRRSPAE